One genomic segment of Bacteroidales bacterium includes these proteins:
- the thrC gene encoding threonine synthase yields the protein MGNPILFYSTNLTSPALPFHEALIRGQAPDKGLYMPENIPKIDPETLVRMKGMEYHEMAAIIIGTFLKGVIGEHDLKLMVEDAYDFAVPLEHVTGRQYVMRLDQGPTASFKDFAGRMMGRLMNHYLRQTKGELLILTATSGDTGSAIANAFYGFDNIKVVVLFPTKEVTPRQRKQMTTLGKNIRIIGLDAKFDDCQALVKQAFSDPDLDQLHLSSANSINIGRLIPQIVYYFYAYAKLTENPGTEKVIFSVPSGNFGDMMGGVLAMKMGLPVARFVIATNENDEFPVFMNTGEYRKIEPSRNCISSAMNVGHPSNLARLVALYGGVMDEKGTVHRLPDLAAMNSELFAVSVTDQETKATIKSAWEKYQLLLEPHGAVGWKGLEVFLDKHPELNTPDQVCISLETAHPAKFPEQIRTILNLDPDLPPSLAGLEDKPEQFDEMANNYSDFKAYLLRKYGGK from the coding sequence ATGGGGAATCCGATCTTATTTTATTCGACCAATTTAACGTCGCCCGCACTGCCCTTCCATGAAGCGCTCATCCGCGGGCAGGCGCCGGATAAGGGGCTTTATATGCCGGAGAACATCCCGAAAATTGACCCGGAAACCCTGGTCAGGATGAAAGGGATGGAATACCACGAAATGGCAGCCATCATCATTGGCACTTTTCTGAAAGGTGTAATCGGGGAACATGATCTGAAGCTGATGGTGGAGGATGCTTATGACTTTGCCGTTCCCCTTGAGCATGTTACCGGCAGGCAATACGTAATGCGTCTTGACCAGGGGCCGACAGCTTCGTTCAAGGACTTTGCCGGCAGGATGATGGGAAGGCTGATGAATCATTACCTCAGGCAAACCAAAGGTGAATTGCTGATACTCACCGCCACATCCGGCGATACCGGCAGCGCCATTGCCAATGCTTTCTATGGTTTCGACAACATCAAAGTAGTCGTCCTTTTCCCGACAAAAGAAGTGACTCCCCGCCAGCGCAAACAGATGACCACACTGGGCAAAAACATCCGGATCATCGGGCTGGATGCCAAGTTTGACGACTGCCAGGCGCTGGTAAAACAAGCTTTTTCCGATCCCGACCTTGATCAGCTTCACCTCTCCTCAGCGAATTCCATCAACATTGGCCGGCTGATCCCGCAAATCGTTTATTATTTTTATGCTTATGCAAAACTGACTGAAAATCCCGGAACGGAAAAGGTAATCTTTTCGGTTCCTTCAGGAAATTTCGGAGATATGATGGGGGGCGTGCTGGCCATGAAAATGGGATTGCCGGTGGCCAGGTTCGTGATTGCCACCAACGAAAATGACGAATTCCCGGTGTTTATGAATACCGGCGAATACCGCAAAATCGAGCCTTCGCGAAACTGCATCTCCAGCGCGATGAATGTCGGTCACCCGAGCAACCTCGCCCGGCTGGTGGCTTTGTACGGAGGGGTGATGGACGAAAAAGGAACCGTTCACCGGCTGCCCGACCTGGCGGCCATGAACAGCGAGCTGTTTGCCGTGAGTGTGACCGACCAGGAAACAAAAGCAACCATAAAATCTGCCTGGGAAAAATATCAACTCCTGCTCGAGCCCCACGGCGCCGTGGGCTGGAAAGGATTGGAAGTTTTTCTGGATAAACATCCTGAACTGAACACACCCGATCAGGTTTGTATTTCGCTCGAAACAGCGCATCCGGCAAAGTTCCCCGAGCAAATCCGCACCATCCTGAACCTCGACCCCGACCTGCCGCCAAGCCTCGCCGGCCTCGAGGATAAACCGGAACAATTCGACGAAATGGCCAACAACTACAGCGATTTCAAGGCTTACCTGCTGAGAAAGTATGGGGGGAAGTGA
- a CDS encoding Lrp/AsnC ligand binding domain-containing protein produces MQQHFHLDSLDKRILTYLTADARTPFLEVARNCKVSGAAIHQRVQKMIEAGVISGTQFNLSPKGMGYLTCAFIGIQVNLTSSTTHEEVFQQIKRIPEIVECHHITGKYSLLIKILARNNEHLKKIIVEQIQSIIEIVATETFISLEEGFVRQLPVE; encoded by the coding sequence ATGCAACAGCACTTTCATCTTGATAGTTTGGACAAAAGAATCCTCACCTATCTCACTGCCGACGCCCGTACTCCGTTTCTTGAAGTAGCCCGCAACTGCAAGGTTTCAGGCGCTGCCATTCACCAACGGGTGCAAAAAATGATCGAAGCGGGGGTGATCTCCGGCACCCAGTTCAACCTCTCGCCGAAAGGAATGGGTTATCTTACGTGCGCGTTTATCGGTATTCAGGTTAACCTGACTTCATCCACAACCCATGAAGAGGTTTTTCAGCAGATTAAGCGGATTCCCGAAATCGTGGAGTGTCATCATATCACCGGAAAGTACTCTTTGCTGATCAAGATTTTAGCCCGCAACAACGAGCACCTCAAGAAGATCATCGTGGAGCAAATCCAATCCATCATCGAAATTGTGGCCACCGAAACCTTTATCTCGCTGGAAGAAGGCTTTGTGCGGCAGTTGCCGGTGGAGTAG
- the coxB gene encoding cytochrome c oxidase subunit II encodes MYSGASTFVEGVDNAFVLIIGISLFFLIGITAVMIMFIYRYNQKKHPKAVQIEGSTTLEIVWTVVPIILVLGMFYYGYVGWIPMKKPPQDGIKVTANARMWNFSFQYENGRISDKLYIPKDTAVIVNLNAMDVLHSFYIPAFRIKEDMVPGMLKTSWFEATKTGEFNVFCAEYCGLQHSLMITEVVVMEPDAYWEWYNDTTATSMLVKDDVDLALLGRQIVESKGCNACHALDGKTIIGPSYKGRYGTTITVVTDGQERDIVVDDEYIRRSIYEPDYDVVKGFRKGQMISYKGEISEDQVGFIIEFIKTLK; translated from the coding sequence ATGTACTCAGGAGCCTCAACATTCGTAGAAGGCGTTGACAATGCCTTTGTCCTGATTATCGGGATTTCGTTGTTCTTTCTCATCGGAATTACTGCGGTGATGATCATGTTCATCTATCGCTATAACCAGAAAAAGCACCCCAAAGCCGTTCAGATCGAAGGGAGTACCACACTCGAAATCGTATGGACGGTGGTTCCGATTATTTTGGTGCTTGGCATGTTTTATTATGGCTATGTAGGTTGGATCCCTATGAAAAAACCACCCCAGGACGGTATCAAAGTAACTGCCAATGCCCGGATGTGGAACTTTTCTTTTCAATATGAAAATGGCAGGATATCCGACAAACTCTATATTCCTAAAGATACGGCGGTGATTGTCAACCTCAATGCCATGGATGTGCTTCACTCCTTTTATATTCCGGCTTTCAGGATTAAAGAAGATATGGTGCCGGGGATGCTCAAGACAAGTTGGTTTGAAGCCACAAAAACAGGAGAATTCAACGTTTTTTGTGCCGAATATTGCGGGCTTCAGCACTCACTGATGATTACTGAAGTGGTGGTGATGGAACCGGATGCCTACTGGGAATGGTACAACGACACTACGGCTACTTCCATGTTGGTCAAAGATGATGTTGACCTGGCTTTACTTGGCAGGCAGATTGTCGAAAGTAAAGGATGCAATGCCTGTCACGCACTCGATGGAAAAACCATCATCGGCCCTTCCTACAAAGGCCGGTATGGAACTACAATCACCGTTGTTACCGACGGTCAGGAACGCGACATAGTCGTGGATGATGAATACATCCGCAGATCAATTTACGAACCTGATTATGATGTGGTGAAAGGATTCCGCAAGGGACAAATGATTTCATATAAGGGAGAGATTTCCGAAGACCAGGTCGGCTTTATCATTGAGTTTATCAAGACACTAAAATAA
- a CDS encoding riboflavin biosynthesis protein RibF produces MRIFESLDTLGKIENAVVTTGSFDGVHFGHQALIRRLNKLARSINGQSVLITFYPHVRKVLYPDTAGKALELINSQSEKIELLRRTGLQNLVIIRFTVEFAKTSAEDFVKNILFGKLGAKIIVVGYNHYFGHNREGNYEKLIAMGSELGFEVVEFPRQELVDETIGSTRIRKSLKSGRIMHANAYLENIFFIYGRFAPGSRLYRDAGITTFSLAAEEDGKLLPPDGIYAIKAEIDEQQHKGIMLCNHHGTYVHPHLQQAIEIYLPEYEGDCPGKNGKVYVHKELDHPLRFEDPRQLYTQLRQTADFILELIY; encoded by the coding sequence ATGCGGATATTCGAAAGTCTTGATACGCTTGGAAAAATTGAAAATGCCGTAGTCACCACCGGCTCCTTTGACGGCGTTCATTTCGGACACCAGGCACTTATCCGGAGGCTCAACAAACTGGCGCGCAGCATCAACGGGCAATCGGTACTCATTACTTTTTACCCTCATGTGCGCAAGGTGCTCTATCCGGATACCGCCGGGAAAGCGCTTGAGCTGATCAATTCGCAGAGCGAAAAAATCGAACTCCTCCGGAGAACAGGCCTGCAAAACCTTGTGATCATCAGGTTTACCGTAGAATTTGCAAAAACCTCCGCAGAAGATTTTGTAAAAAATATCCTCTTCGGGAAGCTCGGGGCAAAGATCATCGTGGTGGGATATAACCACTATTTCGGGCACAACAGGGAGGGCAACTACGAAAAGCTGATCGCGATGGGCAGCGAGCTTGGCTTCGAGGTTGTGGAGTTCCCGCGCCAGGAGCTGGTGGACGAAACCATCGGGTCCACACGCATCCGAAAATCGCTCAAAAGTGGCAGGATCATGCATGCCAATGCCTATCTCGAAAATATTTTCTTTATCTACGGCCGTTTCGCCCCCGGCAGCCGGCTTTACCGTGATGCCGGGATCACCACCTTCAGCCTGGCTGCTGAGGAGGACGGCAAACTGCTCCCCCCCGACGGCATCTATGCCATAAAAGCCGAAATTGACGAACAGCAGCACAAAGGGATCATGCTCTGCAATCATCATGGAACCTATGTCCACCCCCACCTTCAGCAGGCCATCGAGATTTACCTGCCCGAATACGAAGGCGACTGCCCAGGTAAAAACGGCAAAGTGTATGTGCACAAAGAACTCGACCACCCACTCCGGTTCGAAGACCCCCGCCAACTCTACACGCAACTCCGTCAAACCGCTGATTTTATCCTCGAACTGATCTATTGA
- a CDS encoding T9SS type A sorting domain-containing protein: MHFGILNSTKKEKRIFQDHSFNLYIYPNPSTGIFNIEGMDAKAKVSIFNAFGTEVSSQNLLLPDRVDLTGQPNGVYLIKIQTNDKTWFEKVIKN, encoded by the coding sequence TTGCATTTTGGAATCCTAAATTCAACTAAAAAGGAAAAGAGAATTTTCCAGGATCATTCGTTCAACCTGTACATCTATCCCAATCCTTCAACCGGCATCTTCAACATCGAAGGGATGGACGCCAAAGCCAAAGTCAGCATTTTCAATGCTTTTGGCACGGAAGTCAGCAGTCAGAACCTGCTCCTCCCCGACCGTGTTGACCTGACCGGCCAGCCCAACGGGGTGTACCTGATCAAAATACAGACAAATGATAAAACGTGGTTTGAAAAGGTGATTAAAAATTGA
- a CDS encoding cbb3-type cytochrome c oxidase subunit I, translating into MSNTTTNYVSYLDYRRGFKGKLAFLFEWIFSTDHKRVGLLYLYTMLVFFSVAAILGLLMKTELIAPGATIMGPQTYNSLFTLHGVIMIFIIVVPGLPAVFGNFFLPIMIGAKDVAFPRINLLSWWLYVIGILIVLTSLIFGDGPPDTGWTFYAPYSFKTPTNVLPMMFGAFVMGFSSILTGINFVVTIHRLRAPGMTWFRMPMFPWTLYGTAWIQILATPVVGITLLLTVMERLFGIGIFDPALGGDPILYQHLFWIYSHPAVYIMILPGMGVISEIIPVFSRKVLFGYKPLVLSTLAIAFVGYFVWGHHMFTSGMSGVSLYAFSFLTFLVAIPSAIKVFNWVATMHKGSLVMKTPFYWALSFIFVFMIGGLTGLVLGSLATNVHVHDTHFVVAHFHFIVFGGTGYAFMAALHYWFPKMFGRMYDVNWANLGWGIFFIGYLSLYLPMFYLGILGMPRRYYDYLPEFHGGNIISSLGAWVMIAGLLIIIANLVRSASHGVKVAEKNPWNGKTLEWTVDTPPTLENFDEIPVVDSDPYHYKS; encoded by the coding sequence ATGTCAAACACAACTACAAACTATGTCAGTTACCTCGATTACAGAAGAGGATTCAAAGGGAAATTGGCGTTTCTTTTTGAATGGATTTTTTCGACTGACCACAAGCGGGTAGGATTACTGTACCTATACACCATGCTGGTTTTCTTTTCGGTAGCAGCTATACTTGGGCTGCTGATGAAAACCGAATTGATTGCCCCCGGGGCAACCATAATGGGCCCGCAAACCTATAACAGCCTGTTCACCCTCCATGGAGTAATTATGATTTTTATCATTGTTGTTCCCGGATTGCCAGCTGTATTTGGTAACTTTTTCCTTCCGATCATGATCGGGGCTAAAGATGTGGCTTTCCCCCGGATCAACCTGCTTTCGTGGTGGCTTTATGTCATTGGAATTCTGATTGTATTGACTTCTTTAATCTTTGGTGACGGCCCACCCGATACAGGCTGGACATTTTACGCCCCTTACAGTTTCAAAACGCCTACCAACGTCCTGCCTATGATGTTCGGCGCCTTTGTTATGGGATTTTCATCCATTCTCACCGGAATTAACTTTGTGGTTACCATTCACAGGCTCCGTGCTCCGGGGATGACCTGGTTTAGAATGCCGATGTTCCCCTGGACACTTTACGGTACAGCCTGGATTCAGATTCTGGCTACTCCGGTTGTTGGGATTACTTTGCTGTTAACGGTTATGGAACGATTATTTGGTATAGGGATTTTTGATCCGGCGCTCGGCGGCGACCCGATTCTTTATCAGCACCTTTTCTGGATTTATTCTCACCCTGCCGTTTATATCATGATTCTCCCGGGCATGGGTGTAATCAGCGAAATTATTCCGGTCTTTTCAAGAAAAGTTTTATTCGGCTATAAACCGCTGGTTCTCTCTACATTGGCCATTGCTTTTGTAGGTTATTTCGTTTGGGGGCACCATATGTTTACCTCCGGAATGAGCGGAGTATCACTCTATGCTTTTTCATTCCTTACCTTTCTTGTTGCCATTCCGTCAGCCATTAAGGTATTCAACTGGGTGGCAACCATGCACAAAGGCTCACTGGTGATGAAGACTCCTTTTTACTGGGCATTGTCGTTCATTTTTGTATTTATGATTGGCGGATTAACCGGACTTGTACTCGGTTCGCTGGCAACCAATGTGCACGTGCATGACACCCATTTTGTGGTTGCACATTTCCATTTTATTGTATTTGGCGGTACGGGTTATGCGTTCATGGCCGCGCTGCATTACTGGTTCCCCAAGATGTTTGGCCGGATGTATGATGTAAATTGGGCTAACCTGGGATGGGGAATTTTTTTCATCGGCTACCTTTCACTCTACCTTCCGATGTTTTATCTCGGAATCCTGGGTATGCCAAGAAGATATTACGACTACCTGCCTGAATTTCATGGAGGAAACATCATTTCCTCCCTTGGCGCATGGGTAATGATTGCCGGTCTGCTGATTATTATTGCCAACCTGGTCCGCAGTGCAAGTCATGGTGTAAAAGTTGCCGAAAAAAACCCATGGAATGGCAAAACGCTCGAATGGACAGTTGATACACCACCAACACTCGAGAACTTTGATGAAATTCCTGTCGTAGATAGTGATCCTTACCATTATAAATCCTAA
- a CDS encoding multicopper oxidase domain-containing protein: MLADAGLSTAPKSLPPGAAVPNLSPQQSGSGVKTASAGNSDFIEIIRRDERLSIPTTSYVPQDTRPDKVVRITLEEGDSYIGNGIIYKGFTTDGKIPGPTVLVDEGDIVQFTIVNKGNIPHGASIHAANTQTSKYLGKINPDDSATIVFKAAMPGVYMYHCAPGGHAIPMHIIFGQYGMMVVKPKKKYELERILNKEPDIELYLVQHEFYATGKDAVEGQGKPMYTAFNGKLFRYIEEPIKGRPGDYVRINFLNVGPNLVSTFHIVGIVWDFAYWQGHPENKFIGGQTVTAGPSDSWVVEFRIPPDEGSYLMLTHAVGSTDRGALGFLVCDRNADPLGKMLADGKVYSEAEMEEYRQKANRVITPFGIGSPDVDVPVVYKSDVKEVTIRIIGNSYSPKVVQVTPGTKITWINEDVFTFMEGEFSGIHNVLIKSGPERFASPMLAHAEKHTQEMIQEGEYLYMCTPHPYMEGKIIVTTSGAGDIQVAAAGVGATSRMVWFVLIVAALALMIALIGLIKK; encoded by the coding sequence ATGCTTGCAGATGCCGGTCTGTCCACTGCGCCAAAATCATTGCCGCCAGGTGCAGCAGTTCCAAACCTGAGTCCTCAGCAGAGTGGCTCTGGTGTCAAGACTGCTTCCGCCGGAAATTCCGATTTCATCGAGATCATCCGGCGCGACGAGCGGCTGTCCATTCCTACAACCAGCTATGTTCCTCAGGATACGCGGCCGGACAAAGTGGTAAGAATCACTCTTGAAGAAGGCGACAGCTACATTGGCAATGGCATAATTTACAAAGGTTTTACTACCGATGGCAAGATTCCCGGACCAACTGTACTGGTAGATGAAGGCGATATTGTTCAGTTCACCATTGTAAACAAAGGCAATATTCCTCATGGCGCATCCATTCATGCAGCAAATACCCAGACATCAAAATACCTCGGGAAAATCAATCCTGATGACAGTGCGACGATTGTATTCAAGGCAGCCATGCCAGGTGTTTACATGTATCATTGTGCTCCGGGTGGCCATGCCATTCCGATGCACATTATTTTTGGTCAGTACGGAATGATGGTTGTTAAGCCAAAGAAGAAATATGAATTGGAACGTATTTTAAATAAAGAGCCCGACATCGAATTGTACCTTGTTCAGCATGAGTTTTACGCAACTGGAAAAGATGCTGTGGAAGGCCAGGGAAAGCCAATGTACACCGCGTTTAACGGGAAACTTTTTCGTTATATCGAAGAACCTATAAAAGGGAGGCCTGGCGATTATGTGAGGATCAACTTCCTGAATGTCGGACCAAACCTGGTCTCTACTTTTCATATTGTCGGTATTGTCTGGGATTTTGCTTACTGGCAGGGACATCCTGAAAATAAATTCATTGGAGGGCAAACAGTGACTGCCGGTCCTTCGGATTCATGGGTTGTTGAGTTTCGTATTCCGCCTGATGAAGGGTCATATCTTATGCTGACGCATGCAGTTGGTTCTACTGACAGGGGCGCACTGGGTTTTTTAGTGTGTGACCGCAATGCTGATCCTTTAGGGAAAATGCTCGCCGATGGAAAAGTTTACAGCGAAGCAGAAATGGAAGAGTACCGGCAAAAGGCAAACCGGGTCATTACACCTTTTGGCATCGGCTCACCGGATGTGGATGTCCCGGTAGTTTACAAAAGCGATGTTAAGGAGGTTACCATCAGGATAATCGGGAATTCTTATTCTCCAAAAGTAGTACAGGTGACCCCGGGAACAAAAATTACCTGGATCAACGAAGATGTTTTCACATTCATGGAGGGAGAATTTTCGGGGATACATAATGTGCTGATTAAAAGCGGCCCCGAGCGATTCGCCTCGCCTATGCTTGCTCATGCCGAAAAGCACACACAGGAAATGATTCAGGAAGGGGAATATCTCTACATGTGTACACCTCATCCTTACATGGAGGGAAAAATCATTGTGACAACTAGCGGAGCGGGAGATATCCAGGTTGCAGCAGCCGGTGTGGGAGCAACCAGCCGTATGGTTTGGTTTGTTCTGATCGTGGCTGCTTTGGCGCTGATGATTGCTTTGATTGGCTTAATAAAGAAATAG
- a CDS encoding cytochrome c oxidase subunit 3 family protein: protein MSTQAAHTHVHRDDEGDKLGMWLFIFTELLLFGMLFIIYAVYRYKNPDAFQLAGEELNVTVGTLNTIILLISSATVAMSITAIQRGNKKQALALLNTTMIIAVLFLINKYFEWGEKIDYGFYPKGENLLELGHGTILFFGLYWVMTGIHALHIIIGVGLFIYVHGKISKDEINSTDYVWLENTGLYWHLVDLIWIFLFPLFYLIH from the coding sequence ATGAGTACACAAGCTGCACATACACACGTTCACCGAGACGATGAAGGCGACAAACTCGGCATGTGGTTGTTCATTTTTACCGAACTGCTGCTCTTTGGGATGCTATTCATCATTTATGCCGTTTACCGCTATAAAAATCCAGATGCCTTCCAACTGGCCGGTGAGGAATTGAACGTTACCGTTGGTACCCTGAACACTATCATTTTGCTCATTAGCAGTGCAACAGTAGCGATGTCGATTACTGCCATTCAGCGTGGGAATAAAAAGCAGGCGCTGGCCTTGTTAAACACAACGATGATTATCGCAGTCCTTTTCTTAATCAATAAATATTTTGAATGGGGCGAAAAAATTGATTACGGCTTTTATCCCAAAGGCGAAAACCTGCTCGAACTGGGACATGGCACGATTCTGTTTTTCGGTCTTTACTGGGTGATGACCGGAATCCATGCCCTGCATATCATTATCGGAGTTGGTCTTTTTATCTATGTACATGGTAAAATAAGTAAAGATGAAATCAACAGTACCGATTATGTATGGCTTGAGAATACAGGTCTCTACTGGCACCTGGTTGACCTGATCTGGATTTTCCTGTTTCCCCTATTTTATCTAATCCATTAA
- a CDS encoding O-acetylhomoserine aminocarboxypropyltransferase/cysteine synthase codes for METNGIDHYLQAAKRSAEWHQNYLKDMRSKRFDTIAVHGVYSMQEALDFNQGSIIEPIYMSTSQAYRDSDEMEAALGYQIPTWCYSRIGNPSMYYLEGVLALLEGYGADCETSCIATASGMAAIQTAVDPFLLPDPKNPSRPINFVATTQIYGGTFQQFGVRKEKERHITWRKVINSADISEWEKLIDENTRFLYGEMPSNPGQAFFDLKKVIDLAHKHGIPMIVDSTVATPALLRPIALGADIVVQSVSKTIMTSGFGIAGAVISRKNLTSNVDNPDMKADFAMYAKTLPNRDNGPNISPMNSIMALNDVRTLRPRVDMQSRSTMTIAKFLESHKHIEKVDYLGLESHPLHKLASQYLWLVDAEHDEQYGKPVNRYGHLMSFNVKGGAQAARDVFDAFQRIWRATDLGRIKSVATIPAISTHSQQGEEGRRMANIPPNLIRLCVGAEHPDDIIADLEQSLAVLDGKKSISTSPEYSAGGASSATLRR; via the coding sequence ATGGAAACAAATGGAATTGACCACTATTTGCAGGCAGCAAAGCGCTCAGCCGAATGGCATCAGAATTACCTGAAAGATATGCGCAGCAAGCGTTTCGACACCATTGCGGTGCATGGCGTTTACTCGATGCAGGAAGCATTGGATTTCAACCAGGGCTCGATCATCGAACCCATCTACATGTCCACTTCGCAGGCTTACCGCGATTCGGACGAGATGGAAGCTGCACTGGGGTACCAAATCCCCACATGGTGCTACTCGCGTATCGGAAATCCAAGTATGTACTACCTGGAGGGCGTTCTGGCCTTGCTCGAAGGTTACGGCGCCGATTGCGAAACATCCTGCATTGCCACGGCATCGGGAATGGCAGCCATTCAAACGGCCGTTGATCCATTCCTTTTACCCGATCCGAAAAATCCTTCCAGGCCCATCAACTTTGTAGCTACCACACAAATTTATGGCGGTACCTTCCAGCAGTTTGGCGTCAGGAAAGAGAAAGAGCGCCACATCACATGGCGTAAGGTGATCAATTCTGCCGACATCAGCGAATGGGAAAAATTGATTGATGAAAACACCCGCTTCCTTTACGGCGAAATGCCCAGCAACCCGGGACAGGCATTTTTTGACCTGAAAAAGGTGATTGACCTGGCACACAAACATGGCATCCCGATGATCGTTGACAGCACGGTGGCCACCCCTGCCCTGCTACGTCCTATCGCGCTGGGCGCCGACATCGTGGTACAATCGGTTTCAAAAACCATCATGACCAGCGGTTTTGGTATAGCCGGAGCGGTGATCTCACGGAAAAATCTTACATCCAATGTGGACAACCCCGACATGAAAGCCGACTTTGCCATGTACGCCAAAACGCTGCCCAACCGCGACAACGGTCCGAATATCTCCCCCATGAATTCGATCATGGCATTGAACGATGTACGCACGCTGCGCCCGCGCGTTGACATGCAAAGCCGCTCCACCATGACCATTGCCAAATTCCTCGAAAGCCACAAACACATCGAAAAAGTGGATTACCTCGGTTTGGAGTCACACCCGCTGCACAAACTGGCTTCGCAATACCTCTGGCTGGTGGATGCCGAACACGACGAGCAATACGGCAAACCGGTGAACCGTTATGGGCACCTGATGTCGTTCAATGTGAAAGGCGGCGCACAGGCTGCCCGCGACGTGTTTGATGCGTTCCAGCGTATCTGGCGGGCAACCGACCTGGGCAGGATTAAATCGGTAGCTACGATTCCGGCCATTTCCACCCACTCGCAGCAAGGCGAAGAGGGACGCAGGATGGCCAATATCCCGCCAAACCTCATCCGCCTTTGTGTTGGCGCCGAGCATCCCGACGACATCATCGCTGATCTGGAACAGTCGCTGGCTGTGCTTGACGGAAAAAAATCCATCAGCACTTCCCCCGAATATTCAGCCGGCGGCGCCTCTTCTGCCACATTAAGAAGATAG
- a CDS encoding protoheme IX farnesyltransferase: protein MLKEATGRLILAYFQLTKPIISASVALSALTGFLIFQGFFARGWLLTMAGVFLLSSGSAAINHLQEAKTDVLMERTNRRPIPSGMIKPFQALFFAIILIFLGASILLQLDTRLPFFLGLINMVWYNAIYTPLKRLTAFAAIPGAVVGAIPPIIGWTAAGGSITHHHAILLAFLFFIGQIPHFWLILLKNAGDYEKAGFPTLTQLFSPQQVANLTLVWIFATAMAAVMLVLFGIIRSAALSLVIFLITFFLLVSFRRWFNAKKYPDPHPAFISLNIFYLLVMIVMIADALTR, encoded by the coding sequence ATGTTGAAAGAGGCAACCGGCAGGCTGATCCTCGCTTACTTTCAGCTGACAAAGCCCATTATTTCAGCTTCGGTCGCTTTATCGGCGCTGACAGGTTTCCTGATCTTTCAGGGCTTTTTTGCCAGGGGTTGGCTGCTCACCATGGCTGGAGTATTTCTTCTCTCATCCGGCTCTGCAGCCATCAACCATTTACAGGAAGCTAAAACGGATGTGTTGATGGAGCGTACCAACCGGCGTCCAATTCCGTCCGGAATGATCAAACCCTTTCAGGCACTGTTTTTTGCCATCATTCTCATTTTTTTGGGGGCTTCCATTCTGTTACAATTGGATACCCGGCTTCCGTTTTTTTTAGGATTGATCAATATGGTGTGGTACAATGCCATTTACACACCTTTGAAACGATTAACCGCCTTCGCAGCCATTCCCGGTGCAGTGGTGGGCGCCATTCCACCCATCATCGGCTGGACAGCAGCCGGCGGAAGTATCACCCATCATCATGCAATTCTACTGGCATTTCTGTTTTTCATCGGGCAAATCCCACATTTCTGGCTCATTCTGCTAAAAAATGCCGGCGATTATGAAAAAGCAGGATTTCCAACATTAACCCAACTCTTCTCCCCGCAACAGGTGGCAAACCTCACACTGGTCTGGATATTTGCAACAGCCATGGCTGCTGTCATGCTGGTGCTTTTTGGAATCATCCGGTCAGCCGCGCTTTCACTTGTTATTTTTTTAATCACATTCTTCCTTTTGGTTTCTTTTCGCCGTTGGTTCAATGCCAAAAAATATCCCGACCCACATCCAGCCTTTATCAGCCTAAACATTTTCTATTTATTGGTAATGATTGTAATGATCGCTGATGCATTGACCAGATAA
- a CDS encoding cytochrome C oxidase subunit IV family protein, with the protein MSEHKPHITSYKTQMIVLLCLVIFTAISVAITRFDMGPYNTAAAMLIAGIKGAIVMAWFMHLKFDNKVFMIFTILVVTVFLLVLYVTFFDYLYR; encoded by the coding sequence ATGAGCGAACACAAACCTCACATAACGAGTTACAAAACCCAGATGATCGTCCTGTTGTGTCTGGTCATCTTCACAGCCATCAGTGTTGCCATCACACGGTTTGATATGGGCCCTTACAACACAGCCGCTGCCATGTTGATTGCAGGTATAAAAGGTGCAATTGTTATGGCCTGGTTCATGCACCTGAAATTTGACAACAAGGTTTTTATGATTTTCACCATACTTGTCGTCACAGTTTTCTTACTTGTGCTTTATGTTACATTTTTTGATTACTTATACAGATAA